A window from Triticum aestivum cultivar Chinese Spring chromosome 6D, IWGSC CS RefSeq v2.1, whole genome shotgun sequence encodes these proteins:
- the LOC123141033 gene encoding putative F-box/LRR-repeat protein At5g02700 isoform X2 gives MENEARESHGTARNRARSGDGGEDFITRLPDDVLGTIISLLPTQDGGRTPVLSRQWRHLWRSAPLNLEIGTRPPDADADGPVPTVPPSAVSQIISQHHGPARRFSFHCRGHDDLCAQAESWLHSRALANLEELDIAYACPRLLASVLRSASTTILVAKINECNFPGEIVPAMSFPNLKKLTLFDTSISEDVFHALLSGCHTLESLYMAEVSGAGRLRVSSPTLKTIIFSHSSSEMAELVILDAPRLVRLLLPRYYESDRVIIRVTRAPMLEILGPFIAAVSKILLFQGISPVSLANSMRTVKVLALRSSADKLHAVLNILRWFPCLERLHVTFRKHHDRDQKNEPQHEPPHPIECLETHLKKVVFKPFEGYGKQVDFARFFVLSAKVLDKIEFETHNHYGTEMVGYEHKLLQVENRASRHARFVFKTSY, from the exons ATGGAGAATGAGGCGCGCGAATCCCATGGGACCGCACGGAACCGGGCAcggagcggcgacggcggcgaggattTCATCACCAGGCTCCCCGACGACGTCCTCGGcaccatcatctccctcctccccaccCAGGACGGCGGCCGCACGCCGGTTCTCTCCCGTCAATGGCGCCACCTCTGGCGCTCCGCACCTCTCAACCTCGAGATCGGCACCCGAccccccgacgccgacgccgacggccCCGTCCCCACCGTCCCACCCTCCGCTGTCTCCCAGATAATCTCCCAGCACCATGGCCCCGCACGCCGATTCTCCTTCCACTGCCGCGGCCACGACGACCTCTGCGCCCAGGCGGAGAGCTGGCTTCACTCCCGAGCCCTCGCCAACCTCGAGGAGCTCGACATCGCCTACGCCTGCCCGCGGCTGCTGGCATCAGTGCTCCGCTCCGCATCCACCACCATCCTGGTTGCCAAGATCAACGAGTGTAATTTCCCTGGCGAGATCGTGCCGGCCATGAGTTTCCCCAATCTCAAGAAGCTTACCCTGTTTGACACTTCCATCTCAGAGGACGTCTTCCACGCACTGCTCTCCGGCTGCCATACCTTGGAGAGCTTATACATGGCCGAAGTTTCTGGTGCTGGTCGCCTCCGTGTTAGCTCGCCAACTCTCAAGACCATTATCTTCAGTCATAGCTCCAGTGAAATGGCAGAACTGGTGATCTTGGATGCTCCTCGCCTTGTAAGGCTACTATTGCCTCGTTATTACGAAAGTGACCGTGTGATTATCAGGGTAACTAGGGCGCCTATGCTGGAGATATTGGGCCCTTTCATAGCCGCCGTCTCCAAGATCCTACTCTTTCAG GGAATAAGCCCGGTCAGCTTGGCAAACTCGATGCGCACCGTCAAGGTTTTGGCTCTCAGATCTTCTGCAGATAAGTTGCATGCAGTTCTTAACATCCTCAGGTGGTTCCCCTGTTTGGAGAGGCTCCATGTCACT TTTCGTAAACACCATGATAGGGATCAGAAAAATGAGCCTCAGCATGAACCACCGCATCCAATCGAATGCCTTGAGACCCATCTAAAAAAAGTGGTATTTAAGCCATTCGAGGGCTATGGGAAACAGGTTGACTTTGCCAGGTTCTTTGTGTTGAGTGCAAAGGTGTTAGACAAAATTGAATTTGAAACACATAATCACTACGGCACTGAAATGGTGGGTTATGAACACAAGCTGCTACAAGTGGAAAACAGAGCCTCTCGACACGCTCGGTTTGTATTCAAGACTTCATACTGA
- the LOC123141033 gene encoding F-box/LRR-repeat protein At4g14103 isoform X1 — protein sequence MENEARESHGTARNRARSGDGGEDFITRLPDDVLGTIISLLPTQDGGRTPVLSRQWRHLWRSAPLNLEIGTRPPDADADGPVPTVPPSAVSQIISQHHGPARRFSFHCRGHDDLCAQAESWLHSRALANLEELDIAYACPRLLASVLRSASTTILVAKINECNFPGEIVPAMSFPNLKKLTLFDTSISEDVFHALLSGCHTLESLYMAEVSGAGRLRVSSPTLKTIIFSHSSSEMAELVILDAPRLVRLLLPRYYESDRVIIRVTRAPMLEILGPFIAAVSKILLFQVAANILLYQGISPVSLANSMRTVKVLALRSSADKLHAVLNILRWFPCLERLHVTFRKHHDRDQKNEPQHEPPHPIECLETHLKKVVFKPFEGYGKQVDFARFFVLSAKVLDKIEFETHNHYGTEMVGYEHKLLQVENRASRHARFVFKTSY from the exons ATGGAGAATGAGGCGCGCGAATCCCATGGGACCGCACGGAACCGGGCAcggagcggcgacggcggcgaggattTCATCACCAGGCTCCCCGACGACGTCCTCGGcaccatcatctccctcctccccaccCAGGACGGCGGCCGCACGCCGGTTCTCTCCCGTCAATGGCGCCACCTCTGGCGCTCCGCACCTCTCAACCTCGAGATCGGCACCCGAccccccgacgccgacgccgacggccCCGTCCCCACCGTCCCACCCTCCGCTGTCTCCCAGATAATCTCCCAGCACCATGGCCCCGCACGCCGATTCTCCTTCCACTGCCGCGGCCACGACGACCTCTGCGCCCAGGCGGAGAGCTGGCTTCACTCCCGAGCCCTCGCCAACCTCGAGGAGCTCGACATCGCCTACGCCTGCCCGCGGCTGCTGGCATCAGTGCTCCGCTCCGCATCCACCACCATCCTGGTTGCCAAGATCAACGAGTGTAATTTCCCTGGCGAGATCGTGCCGGCCATGAGTTTCCCCAATCTCAAGAAGCTTACCCTGTTTGACACTTCCATCTCAGAGGACGTCTTCCACGCACTGCTCTCCGGCTGCCATACCTTGGAGAGCTTATACATGGCCGAAGTTTCTGGTGCTGGTCGCCTCCGTGTTAGCTCGCCAACTCTCAAGACCATTATCTTCAGTCATAGCTCCAGTGAAATGGCAGAACTGGTGATCTTGGATGCTCCTCGCCTTGTAAGGCTACTATTGCCTCGTTATTACGAAAGTGACCGTGTGATTATCAGGGTAACTAGGGCGCCTATGCTGGAGATATTGGGCCCTTTCATAGCCGCCGTCTCCAAGATCCTACTCTTTCAGGTAGCAGCAAATATCCTACTCTATCAG GGAATAAGCCCGGTCAGCTTGGCAAACTCGATGCGCACCGTCAAGGTTTTGGCTCTCAGATCTTCTGCAGATAAGTTGCATGCAGTTCTTAACATCCTCAGGTGGTTCCCCTGTTTGGAGAGGCTCCATGTCACT TTTCGTAAACACCATGATAGGGATCAGAAAAATGAGCCTCAGCATGAACCACCGCATCCAATCGAATGCCTTGAGACCCATCTAAAAAAAGTGGTATTTAAGCCATTCGAGGGCTATGGGAAACAGGTTGACTTTGCCAGGTTCTTTGTGTTGAGTGCAAAGGTGTTAGACAAAATTGAATTTGAAACACATAATCACTACGGCACTGAAATGGTGGGTTATGAACACAAGCTGCTACAAGTGGAAAACAGAGCCTCTCGACACGCTCGGTTTGTATTCAAGACTTCATACTGA
- the LOC123141034 gene encoding F-box/LRR-repeat protein At4g14103, with product MEKEAAGEARESHGTARKRARTGGGKDFIARLSDDILGTIISLLPTKDGGRTPVLSCQWRHLWRSAPLNLEVSIRPPGAAGPVPTPSRVQPSAVSQIISQHHGPARRFSFHCRGAGDLCAQAESWLHSRALANVEELDIAHANPRLLASVLRSASTTILAAKINGCDFPHEIVLAMNFPSLKKLTLFHTSISEDVLHALLSGCHALESLYMAEVSAACRLRVSSPTLKTIIFSHSSSEMAQLVILDAPRLVRLLLPYYYGSDRVTIRVAGAPMLEILGPFIATVSNILLFQGISPVSSANSMRTIKVLALRSSADKLHAVLNILRWFPCLERLHVTFGKHYDMDQQNEPQHHPLHPIECLEAHLKKVAFKPFQGYGKQVEFAKFFVLNAKVLDKIEFEAYNHYCIEMVGYEHKLLQVENRASRHARFVFKIISY from the exons ATGGAGAAGGAGGCCGCGGGGGAGGCGCGCGAATCCCATGGGACCGCACGGAAGCGGGCACGGACCGGCGGCGGCAAGGATTTCATTGCCAGGCTCTCCGACGACATCCTCGGcaccatcatctccctcctccccaccAAGGACGGCGGCCGCACGCCCGTCCTCTCCTGCCAATGGCGCCACCTCTGGCGCTCCGCGCCTCTCAACCTCGAGGTCAGCATCCGACCCCCCGGCGCCGCCGGCCCCGTCCCCACCCCCTCCCGCGTCCAACCCTCTGCCGTCTCCCAGATAATCTCCCAGCACCATGGCCCCGCGCGCCGGTTCTCCTTCCACTGCCGCGGCGCCGGCGACCTCTGCGCCCAGGCGGAGAGCTGGCTTCACTCCCGGGCCCTCGCCAACGTCGAGGAGCTCGACATCGCTCACGCCAACCCGCGGCTGCTGGCGTCAGTGCTCCGCTCCGCATCCACCACCATCCTGGCTGCCAAGATCAATGGTTGTGATTTCCCCCACGAGATCGTGCTGGCCATGAATTTCCCCAGTCTCAAGAAGCTCACCCTGTTTCACACTTCCATCTCAGAGGACGTCTTGCACGCGCTGCTCTCCGGCTGCCATGCCTTGGAGAGCTTATACATGGCCGAAGTTTCTGCTGCTTGTCGCCTCCGTGTTAGCTCGCCGACTCTTAAGACCATTATCTTCAGCCATAGCTCTAGTGAAATGGCACAACTGGTGATCTTGGATGCTCCTCGCCTTGTAAGGCTGCTGTTGCCGTATTATTACGGAAGCGATCGTGTGACTATCAGGGTAGCTGGGGCGCCTATGCTGGAGATATTGGGCCCTTTCATAGCCACCGTCTCCAATATCCTACTCTTTCAG GGAATAAGCCCGGTCAGCTCGGCAAACTCGATGCGCACCATAAAGGTTTTGGCTCTCAGATCTTCTGCAGATAAGTTGCATGCGGTTCTTAACATCCTCAGGTGGTTCCCCTGTTTGGAGAGGCTCCATGTCACT TTTGGTAAACACTATGATATGGATCAGCAAAATGAGCCTCAACATCACCCACTACATCCAATCGAATGCCTTGAGGCCCATCTCAAAAAAGTGGCGTTTAAGCCATTCCAGGGCTATGGGAAACAGGTTGAATTTGCCAAGTTCTTTGTATTGAATGCAAAGGTACTAGACAAAATTGAATTTGAAGCATATAATCACTACTGCATTGAAATGGTGGGTTATGAACACAAGCTGCTACAAGTGGAAAATAGAGCCTCTCGACACGCTCGGTTTGTATTCAAGATTATTTCATACTGA